Proteins co-encoded in one Phycodurus eques isolate BA_2022a chromosome 14, UOR_Pequ_1.1, whole genome shotgun sequence genomic window:
- the eml5 gene encoding echinoderm microtubule-associated protein-like 5 isoform X4: MADRTAPNCHLRLEWVYGYRGHQCRNNLYYTAAKEIVYFVAGVGVVYNTREHKQKFYLGHNDDIISLALHPERVLVATGQVGKEPYICVWDSYTVQTVSILKDVHTHGVACLAFDLEGQCLVSVGLDSKNTICVWDWRRGKVLAAAPGHTDRIFDISWDLYQPSKLVSCGVKHIKFWSLCGNALTPKRGVFGKTGDLQTILCLACAKDEVTYSGALNGDIYVWKGINLMRTVQGAHGSGIFSMNACEEGFATGGRDGCVRLWDLNFKPITVIDLRETDQGYKGLSVRSVCWRGDHILVGTQDSEIFEVVVHDRNKPFLIMQGHCEGELWALAVHPTKPLAMTGSDDRSVRIWSLIDHALIARCNMEEPIRCAAVSTDGIHLALGMKDGSFTVLRVRDMTEVVHIKDRKEAIHELKYSPDGAHLAVGSNDNSVDIYGVVQRYKKVGECIGSNSFITHMDWSTDSKFLQSNDGSGRRLFYRMPSGKEVTNREELKLVQWASWTCVLGPEVNGIWPKYSAVNDINSVDANFNNQVLVTADDYGLVKLLRYPCIKKGAKCKKYLGHSAHITNVRWSHDYQWVITIGGADHSVFQWKFVPERKSKEALHIAPQETLADSNSEESDSDQSDVPEMDSEIEQETQLTYRRQVYKEDLPQLKEQCNEKHRAIAMKKRERAPGNGLKLHFIHGYRGYDCRSNLFYTQTGEIVYHVAAVGIVYNRQQNTQRFYMGHDDDILCLAIHPLKDFVATGQVGRDSSIHIWDTEMLKPMSVLKGFHQLGVCTLDFSADGKRLASVGLDDNHTIVLWDWRKGEKLSAMCGSKDKIFVVKINPYLPDKLITAGVKHMKFWHKAGGGLIGRKGNMGKTETMMCAVYGWSEEMVFSGTCTGDICIWRDMFLMKTVKAHDGPVFSMHALEKGFVTGGKDGIVALWDDTFERCLKTYAIKRAVLAPGSKGLLLEDNPSIRAISLGHGHILVGTKNGEILEVDKSGPITLLVQGHMEGEVWGLATHPHLPLCATVSDDRTLRIWDLSPSHCMLAVRKLRKGGRCCCFSPDGKALAVGLNDGSFLIVNADTLEDLVSFHHRKDIITDIKFSPGSGKYLAVASGDTFVDIYNVMSSKRVGVCKGCLNSITHLDWDRRGKLLQVNTSAKEQFFFEAPRGKRQTIPATEVEKVDWSTWTCVLGTSVEGIWPVISEVTEVTSACLSHDKKVLATGDDLGYIKVFRYPVRGKYAKFKRYVAHSTHVTNVRWTHEDSLLVTAGGGDTCLMIWTHELETHRELRQCDSEESDIESEDDGGYDSDVTKENEINYTIKALSTNMRPMTGIKPHLQLKEPSVDERQGVVRPPVSRALPQPEKLQTNNVGKKKRPIEDLVLELVFGYRGNDCRNNVHYLNEGADIIYHTASVGIVLNLTTSCQSFYVEHSDDILCLTINQHPKFPNVVATGQVGDTGDMSATSPSIHIWDAMTKQTLSVLRCFHSGGVCSVSFSATGKLLLSVGLDSEHTVTIWKWQEGAKVASHIGHTQRIFVAEFRPDSDTHFVSVGIKHVRFWTLAGRALLSKKGVLSSIEDARMQTMLSVAFGANNLTFTGTISGDVCVWKEHILVRIVAKAHTGPVFTMYTTLRDGLIVTGGKERPSKEGGALKLWDQELKRCRAFRLETGQVIDCVRSVCRGKGKILVGTRNAEIIEVGEKNAACNILVNGHMDGPIWGLGTHPTRDVFLSAAEDGTVRLWDIPEKKMLNKVNLGHPACTISYSPEGDMVAIGMKNGEFIILLVASLKIWGKKRDRRSSIQDIRFSPNSRYLAVGSCESAVDFYDLTLGPQLNRINCCRDIPSFVLQMDFSADSLCIQVSTGAYKRLVYEVPSGKQVTEQSHIDKITWATWTSVLGDEVVGIWSRNTDKADVTCACVSHSGLNVVTGDDFGMVKLFEFPCPDKFAKHKRFLGHSAHLTNIRITNGDRFVVSAGGDDRSLFVWRCVHTPH, encoded by the exons TGCTTGGTGTCTGTGGGTTTGGACTCAAAAAACACAATCTGCGTGTGGGACTGGAGGAGAGGGAAGGTTCTGGCAGCCGCACCGGGCCATACAGACAGG ATATTTGACATATCGTGGGATTTGTACCAGCCGAGCAAGCTTGTAAGCTGTGGAGTCAAACACATCAAG tTCTGGAGTTTATGCGGTAATGCTCTCACGCCCAAACGTGGAGTTTTCGGCAAGACCGGGGATCTCCAAACTATCCTCTGCCTGGCTTGTGCCAAGGATGAGGTCACGTATTCCGGTGCCTTGAACGGTGACATCTATGTGTGGAAAGGGATCAACCTGATGAGAACAGTGCAAGGGGCTCATGGG TCAGGGATTTTCAGCATGAACGCTTGCGAAGAGGGTTTTGCCACTGGGGGACGAGATGGTTGCGTCCGCCTGTGGGATCTCAATTTCAAACCAATTACTGTCATTGATCTCAGGGAAACAGACCAAGGATATAAAG gGCTTTCTGTGCGTAGTGTTTGCTGGCGGGGAGACCACATCCTGGTGGGCACGCAAGATAGTGAGATCTTCGAGGTGGTGGTCCACGACCGCAACAAGCCTTTCCTTATCATGCAGGGTCACTGTGAGGGCGAGCTGTGGGCGCTGGCTGTGCACCCCACCAAGCCTCTTGCTATGACAGGCAGTGACGACCGCTCTGTCAG GATATGGAGCCTTATCGACCATGCTCTGATAGCTCGATGTAACATGGAGGAGCCGATCCGCTGTGCAGCTGTCAGCACTGATGGTATTCATTTGGCCCTGGGAATGAAGGATGGCTCGTTCACCGTTCTCCGAGTCAG AGATATGACAGAAGTGGTCCACATCAAGGACAGGAAGGAGGCTATCCATGAGCTGAAGTATTCCCCTGATGGCGCCCATTTGGCTGTTGGCTCCAATGACAACTCGGTGGACATTTATGGTGTTGTGCAGAGGTACAAGAAAGTAGGAGAGTGCATTGGCTCCAACAGCTTCATTACACACATGGACTGGTCCACGGACAGCAAGTTCCTACAATCGAACGATGGCAGCGGCAGGAGGCTCTTCTATAGGATGCCAA GTGGCAAGGAGGTGACAAACAGGGAGGAGCTGAAGCTGGTGCAGTGGGCATCATGGACATGTGTGCTGGGTCCTGAGGTTAATGGAATATGGCCCAAATACTCTGCTGTTAATGATATTAACTCTGTGGATGCTAACTTCAACAATCAAGTCTTAGTAACAGCTGATGACTACGGATTAGTCAAACTTCTACGATATCCATGTATAAAAAAAG gtgcaaaatgtaaaaaatatttaggTCACTCAGCCCATATTACCAATGTAAGATGGTCACATGACTACCAGTGGGTTATAACCATTGGTGGAGCGGATCACTCGGTCTTCCAGTGGAAGTTTGTTCCAGAGAGAAAGTCAAAAGAAGCGCTGCacattgcaccacaag agACCTTGGCAGACTCTAACAGTGAAGAATCAGACTCTGATCAGTCAGATGTGCCTGAAATGGACTCGGAAATCGAGCAGGAAACGCAGCTCACGTATAGACGACAG GTTTATAAAGAAGACCTACCTCAGCTCAAAGAGCAGTGCAACGAGAAACATCGAGCAATCGCTATGAAGAAGCGAGAGAGAGCACCTGGGAATGGATTGAAGTTGCACTTTATTCATGG ctACAGGGGCTATGATTGCAGAAGTAATTTGTTCTATACCCAGACTGGTGAAATCGTTTACCATGTGGCTGCTGTTGGGATCGTGTACAACAGACAGCAGAACACCCAACGTTTCTACATGGGCCACGATGATGACATTCTCTGCTTGGCTATCCACCCCCTCAAGGACTTTGTAGCAACAGGCCAG GTTGGCCGAGATTCCTCCATCCACATATGGGACACAGAAATGTTAAAACCAATGTCTGTGTTGAAGGGTTTCCACCAGCTTGGAGTGTGCACTTTGGACTTTTCAG CGGATGGCAAGCGCCTGGCTTCTGTGGGCCTGGATGACAATCACACCATTGTGCTTTGGGACTGGAGGAAAGGGGAAAAGCTCTCAGCCATGTG TGGAAGCAAAGACAAGATCTTTGTGGTGAAAATAAATCCCTACCTGCCTGACAAGCTCATCACAGCCGGTGTAAAACATATGAAGTTTTGGCATAAAGCTG GTGGTGGGCTAATTGGACGCAAGGGGAACATGGGAAAGACGGAGACTATGATGTGTGCTGTCTATGGCTGGTCGGAGGAGATGGTCTTCTCAGGCACGTGTACCGGTGACATTTGCATCTGGAGGGACATGTTCCTGATGAAGACTGTCAAAGCCCATGACGGCCCCGTTTTCAGTATGCATGCTCTTGAAAAG GGATTTGTGACTGGAGGGAAGGATGGTATAGTCGCGCTCTGGGATGACACATTTGAAAGATGCCTCAAGACCTATGCCATCAAGAGGGCAGTCCTCGCTCCAGGCTCTAAGG GCTTGCTTTTGGAGGACAACCCTTCCATACGTGCCATATCGCTAGGCCACGGCCACATTCTTGTGGGAACTAAGAATGGAGAGATTTTGGAGGTTGACAAAAGTGGCCCCATTACTCTGCTTGTCCAG GGTCACATGGAAGGTGAAGTCTGGGGACTCGCCACCCATCCCCATCTCCCTCTGTGCGCCACTGTCAGTGATGACAGAACCCTGCGCATATGGGACCTCTCTCCCAGTCACTGCATGTTGGCAGTGCGCAAGCTCAGGAAAG GTggccgctgctgctgcttctcccCTGATGGCAAAGCTTTGGCGGTCGGTCTGAATGATGGCAGCTTTCTCATTGTGAATGCAGACACCTTAGAGGACCTTGTGTCCTTCCACCACCGCAAGGACATCATCACAGATATCAAATTCTCTCCAG GTTCTGGCAAGTACCTTGCAGTGGCATCAGGAGACACATTTGTGGATATTTACAATGTAATGAGCAGCAAACGGGTGGGAGTGTGCAAAGGATGTCTCAACTCTATCACCCACTTGGATTGGGACAGGAGAG GGAAACTACTCCAAGTCAATACTAGTGCCAAAGAGCAGTTTTTCTTTGAGGCGCCTCGCGGCAAGAGGCAGACCATCCCTGCCACAGAG GTGGAGAAGGTCGACTGGAGTACGTGGACATGTGTTCTGGGTACGTCTGTTGAGGGCATCTGGCCTGTGATCAGCGAGGTCACAGAGGTGACCTCTGCTTGCCTTAGTCATGACAAGAAGGTGCTTGCCACAGGAGATGATCTAGGATACATAAAGGTCTTCAGATATCCTGTTAGG GGCAAGTATGCAAAGTTCAAACGCTATGTGGCTCACAGCACGCATGTTACAAATGTGCGGTGGACCCATGAAGACAGCCTATTGGTGACGGCTGGCGGGGGGGACACGTGCCTCATGATCTGGACCCATGAACTTGAGACCCACAGGGAGCTCAGACAGTGTGACAGCGAGGAGTCGGACATCGAGAGCGAGGATGATGGAG GTTATGACAGCGATGTGACAAAGGAGAATGAGATTAACTATACCATCAAAGCCTTATCCACCAACATGCGCCCCATGACTGGTATAAAACCCCACTTGCAACTAAAAGAGCCTTCTGTGGATGAGAG ACAAGGTGTGGTCAG GCCTCCTGTTAGCAGAGCCCTCCCACAGCCTGAGAAGCTGCAGACCAATAATGTCGGCAAAAAGAAGAGACCCATTGAA GATCTAGTGTTGGAGCTGGTGTTCGGTTACCGTGGCAATGACTGCCGCAATAACGTACATTACCTGAATGAGGGGGCAGACATCATTTACCACACAGCCTCAGTTGGCATCGTGCTCAACTTGACCACCT CCTGCCAAAGTTTCTATGTTGAACACAGTGATGACATTCTGTGCCTGACAATCAATCAACATCCCAAATTCCCCAACGTGGTGGCAACTGGCCAAGTAG GTGACACTGGTGACATGTCAG CCACATCTCCTTCTATTCACATCTGGGACGCCATGACCAAGCAGACATTATCGGTGCTGCGCTGTTTCCACTCAGGTGGGGTGTGCTCTGTCAGCTTCAGTGCCACAGGGAAGCTCTTGCTGTCTGTGGGCCTAGACTCTGAACACACCGTCACCATCTGGAAGTGGCAGGAAG GTGCCAAAGTGGCCAGCCACATTGGTCACACGCAGAGGATCTTTGTGGCCGAGTTCCGTCCAGACTCGGACACTCATTTTGTCTCTGTGGGGATCAAGCACGTCCGCTTCTGGACATTAGCAGGGCGAGCTTTGCTCAGCAAGAAAGGAGTGCTGAGCTCTATAGAAGATGCCCGCATGCAGACCATGTTGTCTGTCGCCTTTGGAGCG aatAACTTGACATTTACAGGTACTATAAGTGGGGATGTATGTGTGTGGAAAGAGCACATTCTTGTAAGGATAGTGGCCAAAGCCCACACAGGTCCCGTGTTCACCATGTACACCACGCTGAGAGATGGCCTCATTGTCACTGGAGGCAAGGAAAGGCC GTCAAAGGAAGGAGGAGCTCTCAAGCTTTGGGATCAGGAGTTGAAACGCTGTCGAGCCTTTCGATTAGAAACTGGACAGGTCATTGACTGTGTGCGTTCTGTATGTAGAGGAAAG GGTAAAATCCTGGTCGGAACCAGGAATGCAGAGATTATTGAGGTTGGTGAGAAGAATGCAGCATGCAACATTTTGGTGAACGGTCACATGGACGGGCCAATTTGGGGTTTGGGGACACATCCAACCAGAGACGTGTTTCTGTCTGCTGCAGAGGATGGGACAGTTCGACTTTGGGACATTCCGGAGAAG AAGATGCTGAATAAGGTGAACTTGGGTCACCCGGCATGTACAATCAGCTACAGTCCTGAGGGAGACATGGTGGCCATTGGCATGAAGAATGGCGAGTTCATCATCCTGCTGGTTGCGTCTCTCAAAATCTGGGGCAAGAAAAGGGACCGGCGCTCTTCAATACAGGATATTAG GTTCAGTCCAAATTCACGCTACCTGGCCGTCGGCTCCTGCGAAAGCGCCGTCGACTTCTACGACCTGACGCTCGGGCCGCAGTTAAACCGCATCAACTGTTGCCGGGACATCCCCAGCTTCGTCTTGCAGATGGACTTCTCTGCGGACAGCCTGTGCATCCAG GTGTCCACGGGTGCTTACAAGCGTCTGGTGTACGAGGTGCCGTCGGGGAAGCAGGTCACAGAGCAGTCCCACATTGACAAGATTACCTGGGCCACGTGGACCAG CGTTCTCGGGGATGAGGTTGTAGGCATCTGGTCGCGGAACACAGACAAAGCGGACGTCACTTGCGCCTGCGTGTCGCACTCAGGCCTCAATGTGGTTACAGGCGATGACTTTGGAATGGTCAAGCTCTTTGAATTTCCATGTCCAGACAAGTTT gcAAAACATAAGCGCTTTTTGGGCCATTCAGCTCACTTGACAAATATTCGCATCACAAACGGAGACCGCTTCGTGGTGAGTGCTGGTGGAGATGACAGAAG CCTCTTTGTGTGGAGGTGTGTCCACACCCCCCACTGA